The Apis mellifera strain DH4 linkage group LG13, Amel_HAv3.1, whole genome shotgun sequence genome includes a region encoding these proteins:
- the LOC102654049 gene encoding putative gustatory receptor 28a, with translation MVDKLYWSRNMHLAIILFLFFFKFFGLATFSLNNRRNSKIWSSKNVALFVNSKLGILYNLFVSFLIITLNFSLMPLIFYAEYAFRTNITIILETFQALLGSSVIILTLLSYCIFQSVIKEIGNYLIRIELILHRLQQPINQKYIFNLLFFVCLFKFIIFVALLFTEIIYFKPEPITLLGNLIPTIFAGLLFVQYFFVITLINEMFIKLNCIMQNFYQNRLDDFNSNILYQNRRIFLNCSRIHLLLQIRNIHDHLCNISREISQFYAFPTLTGLCFIFFTSLYIIYFFLAIFLKNINVDLILVINGILWIILLLCPFGLLTSKITKIVNEIEKTGCIVHILLNCVIDQKVKKELKQFSFQLLHQKIIFSTNGYFTLDNKFFQSI, from the exons atggtagataaattatattggtcTCGAAATATGCATTtagcaattatattattcttatttttctttaaattcttcggTCTTGccacattttctttaaataatcgaagaaattcgaaGATATGGTCTTCAAAAAACGTTGCACTTTTTGTTAACTCTAAACTGGGAATATTGTACAACTTATTTGTTAGCtttctaataattacattaaatttctctttgatgccacttatattttatgcaGAATATGCTTTTAgaacaaatataacaataatattagaaacttTCCAAGCATTACTAGGCAGTTCAGTGATAATCTTGACTTTGTTGTcttattgtatatttcaatcagttatcaaagaaattggaaattatttgattcgTATTGAGCTTATATTACATCGTTTGCAACAaccaataaatcaaaaatatattttcaatcttttattcttcgtttgtttatttaaattcattatatttgtcGCTCTTTTATTTACtgaaatcatatatttcaaacCTGAACCAATTACATTATTAGGAAATCTCATACCTACAATTTTCGCAGGCTTGCtctttgttcaatattttttcgtgattactttaataaatgaaatgtttataaaattaaactgcattatgcaaaatttttaccaaaatAGATTGGATGATTTCAATTCTAACATATTGTATCAGAATCGACGTATATTCTTGAATTGTTCAAGgattcatcttcttcttcaaattcgaaatatacaCGATCATCTTTGCAACATCTCTAgagaaatttcacaattttatgcTTTTCCTACTCTTACTGGACtttgttttatctttttcacatcattatatatcatttatttctttttggcaatttttcttaagaatataaatgtgGATCTTATACTCGTTATAAATGGCATACTTTGGATAATATTGTTGTTATGTCCTTTCGGTTTATTAACTTCGAAAATAACCAAAATCGTAAACGAg ATTGAAAAAACTGGAtgtattgtacatatattattaaattgcgtGATCgatcaaaaagtaaaaaaagag CtcaaacaattttcatttcaactgTTACatcaaaagataatattttcaacgaatGGATACTTTACATTAGACAATAAGTTCTTTCAATCG atttaa
- the LOC107965950 gene encoding uncharacterized protein LOC107965950 → MEWNKEMTFRLIELYREKPILWDPMHAEYKNRSKKHSAWIELSKEMKIQTNEAEKKVRILVGQFQREIKKGKYEGDGIDTSYKSKWIFFKPFLFLKDKAHIKEKTCNSIQEENNSLKKSFKQISIESQDSNSNISLLIENDNYSNLQMKRQTKSNSSGIKRKADTISEDTHSVCPNELPNEIRTRDEFDVFGEIVAFSLRKLKNKTIQSHVKFNVYNILYRAEVENQQE, encoded by the exons atggagtggaataaagaaatgacatttcgattaatcgaattatacCGTGAAAAACCTATATTATGGGATCCTATGCATGCGGAATATAAAAACAGAAGTAAGAAACACAGTGCGTGGATTGAATTgagtaaagaaatgaaaatacaaaCAAATGAAGCGGAAAAAAAGGTGCGAATACTTGTTGGACAATTtcaacgagaaataaaaaaaggaaaatacgaAGGTGATGGAATAGACACttcttataaatcaaaatggattttttttaaacctttTCTATTTCTGAAAGATAAAGctcatataaaagaaaaaacatgtaattcaattcaagaagaaaataattcactaaaaaaatcttttaaacaaatatccaTTGAATCACAAGATTCCAATTCTAATATTAGTCTTTTGATAGAG aacgataactattcaaatttacaaatgAAAAGACAGACAAAATCAAACTCAAGCGGAATCAAAAGGAAAGCGGATACTATAAGTGAAGATACACATTCTGTATGTCCAAATGAATTACCAAATGAAATAAGAACACGAGATGAATTTGATGTTTTTGGAGAAATTGTTGCGTTCAGtctaagaaaattgaaaaacaagaCAATTCAAAGCCACGTAAAattcaatgtatataatattctttatcgtGCTGAAGTAGAAAATCaacaagaataa